ataattttaaaaaagagaaaatataataaaataaataaataattgagtAACTGTCAAGCAGcatcaaataaaaaatgatataatGTCCCACATAACCATGCCTTATTtgggtaattgggttagaataaGACAAGTCGGTTCTTGCTTCCAAACCACAATGATTGGTTTAGGCCAGACAAGAGGCACCGTCTACTTACGACTCCAAATCAAAAGATTTGACATACAAAATGAAAGTGTCTCGTGGTTCCTCAGAAGAGAAAACCAAAGTTTCCTAGATATTAAGACAGCTAATTCCATTACCTAAATTTGTCTCCACATCCAAATATAGTTAATGGATTATGACTATTAGCTTTCCCATCATTATAATAGGCAAAGTTGAAGGGAAACCAAATTCTTTTAGCTATGATGCAACGATAAGATCCTCTCAGGAACAAATTAATCATGTATATCTTTTTGCCATTACAGAAGTACATAGAATTTCTCGAATATAGTACCATATCGGCTTAAAAATTAGAACAGTTCAACTGACCTCGAGTTTCATCAGCAAAACATCTAACCAAGTCACCAATCAGGTAAATTAGCAAAAGACCAATACAAACCTAAGCCACTATTCCCTTCACAAAAGTATAAAATACATCCTCTGCACCTAAAAACGATCAGCAAATCTTAGACGTGGTTTAAAAATTTGCATTAGATAAGAAATACTTAGAGGGACCAGATTTCAAAATAGCAGAAATTTTAGTGAGACAATCGGCCAATGAATTACTATTACAATTCTCTGTGTAGAGAACAAAATTTCCAGCCAAAACCCAATTCAAGACTTTCGGGGTCGCCCTCTCTTGCCGGATTTCACTGGCGGGTCTTTAGTACTACTCTTGTTCGATGCTGGAGCACCACCACGCCCTCTGCCAGAACCTGACTTTTTGGATGCCTTAGCCTTACCCCGGCCTCTACCAGAACTATTTCCACCACGTGACCTTTTTACCTCGGCCGCACCGTTAGCTTCATCCTCACTATTATCACTTTCTTCAACATCCTCTTCTGAGTCAGAGGAATCTTTggatttcttccttttctttgaaTTTTCAGCCCCCTTGGCACCCTTTTTTGCACTCTGTTTAGCCACTGGAATTTTGATTGTAGCCTCATTTTCTGATCAAGAACACAGATAAATGAGCAGCATTTTATACCTCAACCATATTGTTTTAAAATCCAACTAAGATATTTCAGGAAAATCCCTGACACCCTATGATCAGGACACAAAAACGGGACCAAAGAAGAGGGAAAACAATTTCCCCTTTGAATCCATCCACTAGATCATATTTTGTGATGCATTCGAGATATGAAAAGTTTTATTAACCCCCGGGTTTGGGAAGAAATACATACGGGACACCCAAGACAAACTTGAATTATTGTAAGTAGCATACCTTCACCAAAAGCTTTGCCATCATAGATATCAAGCTGCAGAAAAATAAGtatgtgaaaaaaaatagaacttctaaaaatattaactaaatcaGACAAGCAATGTAGAGGACAGAAAAGCTAACAGAAACCTGATGCATCTCATTCATAAACAAACTAAGTATAAATTTAGGAAGGGGGTAGGGATAACAAAAAAATGTATAGGACATAACATTCATTAATTCTCTAAAATTTATTCAAAGTGCCATGTAGTGTGGATAAATAACACAAACTCCTGAACAATAATTTCTGATTTAAGCATCATCAATAAAGAGACTAAAGCACAGCAATATTCATTCAATCCTTGGAGAACTTAGTATAGTAATCACAAAATAATTAGCTTCTAAGCTACCTGGTCAAGTCGATCAGCAACATTTGTCCTATCAACAATAACCATTGAATGACCCATACCACAAGCAACACTGTTTGGAAAATAGGAATACATTAGGATCATTTCTCATTTCGTTGGTTATTTATATCATAATCATAAAGGGTATCTGGTATATTTTTATTCGGTTTAACAGTAACTAAAACGCTGCTcgattttcaatctttttttgcCTTCATATAAACTTGAAAATAGGAAACATAATGAAAATAAAGTGGCATTCTAGCCCTATTAATTATTAATGGAAACTGAAGACATTGactagaaataaaaagaaaacaaaccatATACCTTCATTTAATAAGGCATCATATCATCCATATGCAGCCTTTTTTTATTATGAAGTTTCATGCACTAAATATTTCTTTGCAATTTCAGCATTTTGGCAGCTAAAGGTAATTACAAGACAGAAGACAACCAGTTGATTGTTGACTTCCAGAGAGTAAATATAGAATATGAAGCAGTTCCAAGAGATAGTGAGATAGATAAAAAGGAGTAAAGAACCAAGCCTTACTGCTTACCTCAAAACATGCATGCCCTCAAGTATATCAACCTTTTTGGGGACAGCTGAAGACCTAAAGGGTAAATAAAAGCAGGattagaaaaaaggaaaaaaaaattatgaagaaacgGATATAAAGATAATGCACGGGGGGAATTTTCATAAAAACATACTTCTGTCCAGTGGGCCCATATCCAAGCTCTCCGTATTGAGCATGGCCCCAACTTATACATGAGGAATCAGCCCCAACAAAATGGTGCATATTGCCTGAATCCATGCATCGTAAATTCCAGCCACTATCCACCAAAGCAAACACAGAATATAATGGTCCGAGTAAACGAGAGATATAAGAACCCATATATATGGATTTTATATACCATATATCATTCAAACATGACTTAAAAAATCACAACCTTAAATCCATTAGAGGCTTTGGATACATCCAGTCATCACCAGTGTTTTTTATTTTCCCCCACATGTACAACTGCCCTCCACCTGAAATACATATTAACGACACTAAACAAAAACCAACTCTGGAAAGTAACCAATCATTTCAAATATGCTGAAGCAGCATTCCATTTTAGACCGGTTttaatatatgtgtgtgtgtaagCTCAATACATATAATAACAATGTTGTAAACTTGTAATACTGAAGCCGTCCAAAAGGGTGCAGTACTATAAGTAATAACATTGCCTGTCACTTTTCAAAAACAAGCCTTAAATCTTGTAACTTGTAAATGCTCACACTGCCAATGCCATATGACCTATCATTAATCAGTATGATGTAGCCATAATTGAACAAGGCTTAATGACTCGTATAAAGAGATATCTGACAGATGatccatttatatatatatatatacacacacacacatacacacacacacacacacacacaaaagacAAGGAAGGGAATTGAGTTTGTGTCAAGCATACCTGCAGTACACGCAGAATTCACAGAACCAGCCGAAATAACTGCATCGGGAGGCAAAACATTTCTATTCTGAAAGACATCAATGCGACGAGGGGTCCACTCGTCCTTCTGCTCCCTATGTCCTAGCCTGAACATATTCATAAACTTACTTgtaaactaaaacaaaataaaagtgaagaagaacaaaataaataaataaataaaaccaatTTGAATTGAATCATCTGATTGTTGTGATTTCTTTGTATTTTATAGAACACTGACAACCAATCTGGAAATT
This region of Arachis hypogaea cultivar Tifrunner chromosome 8, arahy.Tifrunner.gnm2.J5K5, whole genome shotgun sequence genomic DNA includes:
- the LOC112705624 gene encoding uncharacterized protein, which translates into the protein MSATEAEKKATEGENEVVKGGELLFCGGTCWDVIGRRKGSVDGNLVSPTRLRPLVGVDIRFVASGCTSCHCVALDVEGRCYTWGRNEKGQLGHGDTIQRDRPTVVSELSKYKIVKAGAGRNHTVVVTEDGNSLAFGWNKHGQLGSGSAKNEIESSPVRCLVSEVNYTTCGGDFTVWLSSVEGSSILTAGLPQYGQLGHGTDNEYNSKDSSVKLVYEPQPRPRAIASLSGETIVKVACGTNHTVAVDKNGFVYTWGFGGYGRLGHREQKDEWTPRRIDVFQNRNVLPPDAVISAGSVNSACTAGGGQLYMWGKIKNTGDDWMYPKPLMDLSGWNLRCMDSGNMHHFVGADSSCISWGHAQYGELGYGPTGQKSSAVPKKVDILEGMHVLSVACGMGHSMVIVDRTNVADRLDQLDIYDGKAFGEENEATIKIPVAKQSAKKGAKGAENSKKRKKSKDSSDSEEDVEESDNSEDEANGAAEVKRSRGGNSSGRGRGKAKASKKSGSGRGRGGAPASNKSSTKDPPVKSGKRGRPRKS